Proteins from a single region of Macrobrachium nipponense isolate FS-2020 chromosome 11, ASM1510439v2, whole genome shotgun sequence:
- the LOC135200405 gene encoding UPF0449 protein C19orf25 homolog — protein sequence MFKSKKKTDLPARPDPPTWDEMEEDLKATTNADVIFTLSSITSGTKEVQDPEKNREDLSQEELFRQAKEFVVMNDEIIENMALLQEKKEKLREVTENLKKTVESVKKQALVAIDAYENRG from the exons ATGTTCAAATCCAAGAAAAAAACTGACTTGCCTGCTCGACCAGACCCACCAACTTGGGACGAGATGGAAGAAGATTTAAAGGCAACAACAAATGCTGATGTCATATTCACTCTTTCTTCTATAACTTCAG GAACTAAAGAAGTGCAAGATCCAGAGAAAAATAGAGAGGACCTAAGTCAGGAGGAGTTATTTCGGCAGGCCAAGGAATTTGTTGTGATGAATGACGAAATTATAGAAAATATGGCACTActgcaagaaaagaaggaaaaactaagagaagtaacagaaaacttgaaaaagaCTGTTGAAAGTGTGAAAAAGCAAGCTTTAGTTGCAATTGATGCCTATGAAAATAGAGGATAA